In the Aromatoleum bremense genome, one interval contains:
- a CDS encoding putative O-glycosylation ligase, exosortase A system-associated, which translates to MRDIAVTLAVFGSLPFILRRPWIGILVWTWLGFMNPHRMAWGFSTTMPFAMIVALTTLIAMLFSKEEKRIPWERETVVLVLFTGWMFITTIFAVYSELAWLQFEKVIKIQLMILVAMMLITTPQRLKLLVWTIALSLAFYGVKGGIFTILHGGVFRVQGPPGTFIGGNNEIGLALAMTIPLLYFLARSIDQKWLLRSGIYAATVLTALGAIGTQSRGALLGMAAMGLMFWLKSRQKVLVALLAAASVFAVVQVMPEAWYERMHTIQSYEEDKSAMGRVNAWWMAFNLAKDRPLGGGFETFQRGMFALYAPDPTNSRDVHSVYFEVLGEHGFFGLALFLLLAVLTWRSAGAVARAVKKVPERAWMGDLATMVQVSLIAYFAAGAFLGMAYFDYYYNLVLIIVIVKAILHREGLLGDAKVGRAGDASPAPGLSTPIGPVPDRSAAARARAG; encoded by the coding sequence ATGCGTGACATAGCGGTAACACTGGCCGTATTCGGGTCGCTGCCGTTCATCCTCAGGCGCCCGTGGATCGGCATCCTGGTGTGGACGTGGCTGGGCTTCATGAATCCGCACCGGATGGCGTGGGGGTTCAGCACGACGATGCCGTTCGCCATGATCGTGGCGCTGACGACCCTGATCGCGATGCTGTTCTCGAAAGAGGAGAAGCGCATTCCGTGGGAGCGCGAGACGGTGGTCCTGGTGCTCTTCACCGGGTGGATGTTCATCACGACGATCTTCGCCGTCTACTCCGAGCTGGCATGGCTGCAGTTCGAAAAGGTCATCAAGATCCAGTTGATGATCCTCGTCGCGATGATGCTCATCACGACTCCGCAGCGCCTGAAGCTGCTGGTATGGACGATCGCGCTTTCACTGGCGTTCTACGGGGTCAAGGGCGGCATCTTTACGATCCTGCACGGCGGCGTCTTCCGGGTACAGGGACCGCCCGGGACTTTCATCGGCGGCAACAACGAAATCGGGCTCGCGCTGGCGATGACGATCCCGCTGCTTTATTTCCTCGCCCGGAGCATCGATCAAAAATGGCTGCTGCGTAGCGGAATCTATGCCGCGACGGTCCTCACCGCGCTCGGCGCGATCGGGACGCAGTCGCGCGGCGCATTGCTCGGCATGGCCGCGATGGGCCTGATGTTCTGGCTCAAATCGCGACAGAAAGTCCTCGTTGCGCTGCTCGCTGCAGCGTCGGTCTTCGCCGTCGTGCAGGTCATGCCCGAGGCCTGGTATGAGCGCATGCACACGATCCAGAGCTACGAGGAAGACAAGTCGGCGATGGGGCGCGTCAATGCGTGGTGGATGGCCTTCAATCTCGCGAAGGACCGCCCGCTCGGCGGCGGGTTCGAAACCTTCCAGCGCGGAATGTTCGCGCTCTATGCACCCGATCCCACGAACTCCCGGGATGTCCATAGCGTGTATTTCGAGGTGCTCGGAGAGCATGGATTCTTCGGTCTGGCGCTGTTCCTGCTGCTCGCTGTCCTGACGTGGCGCTCGGCGGGCGCCGTGGCGCGCGCGGTGAAGAAAGTTCCGGAACGCGCCTGGATGGGAGATCTGGCCACGATGGTCCAGGTCAGTCTGATCGCCTACTTCGCGGCCGGCGCTTTTCTCGGCATGGCGTATTTCGACTATTACTACAACCTGGTGCTGATCATCGTGATCGTGAAGGCGATCCTGCATCGGGAGGGGCTGCTCGGCGACGCGAAGGTCGGGCGGGCGGGGGACGCATCGCCGGCGCCGGGACTCTCCACGCCTATCGGCCCCGTGCCCGATCGTTCTGCTGCAGCCAGAGCTCGAGCTGGGTGA
- the xrtA gene encoding exosortase A — protein MSAPEHKIALSHDSAALAGEGDRSVPDRSLHLAVLVAALALLLFWYRDTVGSLLAIWSRSDTYAHGFIVAPISCWLIWRNRARLRGLPLAPSLAGALAGAAAGFAWLLGELASVTSVSQFALVGMVIALVWAIAGTAIVRALAFPLGFLFFSVPFGEFLFPWMMDRTADFVVWGLRLSGVPVYAEGRSLVIPSGNWAIVEGCSGVRYLIASVVVGSLYAYLTYRSLRRRLIFAGLSVLLPILANWLRAYGIVMLAHFSDNRIAAGVDHLIYGWVFFGVVMLVLFWVGGRWREDDAPLAPPATRASPGEMRPTVASRSVAGFLVVALAAVLAWKPALGMLNEQGQHGPVRLSALQPQGEWQPVEAERLPAWSPRYSGMRSELRAAWDAGGQPVGLYIAYYRDQRPGEELVNSENRVLQSKDPVWTMRAYGERETQVGARDVKVGSIEMASASGRLLVWHGYWIGGRWTTNDYVAKLYLVASMLGGSGDDSAAVMVYAPFAVEDRGRAEAALGSFMRQMGPAVGDMLAAAMEH, from the coding sequence ATGAGCGCCCCTGAACACAAAATAGCACTTTCGCATGACTCCGCCGCACTCGCGGGCGAAGGTGACCGGAGTGTGCCCGACCGCTCGCTTCATCTGGCTGTGCTGGTCGCCGCGCTTGCGCTACTGCTGTTCTGGTATCGGGATACGGTCGGTTCGCTTCTGGCCATCTGGAGCCGCTCGGATACCTACGCGCACGGCTTCATCGTTGCGCCGATCTCGTGCTGGCTCATATGGCGAAATCGCGCCCGGCTGCGCGGCCTGCCGCTGGCGCCCTCGCTGGCGGGCGCGCTCGCCGGTGCCGCCGCCGGTTTCGCCTGGTTGCTCGGCGAACTCGCAAGCGTCACGAGCGTGTCACAGTTCGCGCTCGTCGGCATGGTCATTGCGCTGGTGTGGGCGATCGCCGGCACCGCGATCGTCCGGGCGCTGGCCTTCCCGCTGGGGTTCCTGTTCTTTTCCGTGCCGTTCGGTGAATTCCTGTTCCCGTGGATGATGGATCGCACGGCGGATTTCGTCGTCTGGGGGCTGCGCCTGTCCGGCGTGCCGGTGTATGCGGAAGGGCGGAGCCTGGTGATTCCGTCCGGCAACTGGGCGATCGTCGAGGGTTGCAGCGGCGTGCGTTACCTGATCGCATCCGTCGTCGTCGGCAGCCTGTACGCCTATCTGACCTACCGGTCGCTGCGCCGCCGGCTGATCTTTGCCGGACTATCGGTGCTCCTGCCTATCCTCGCGAACTGGCTGCGCGCCTACGGCATCGTCATGCTCGCCCACTTCAGCGACAACCGGATCGCGGCGGGGGTCGATCATCTGATCTACGGCTGGGTGTTCTTCGGCGTCGTCATGCTCGTGCTGTTCTGGGTCGGGGGACGATGGCGCGAGGACGACGCGCCGCTCGCCCCGCCTGCCACGCGCGCGTCGCCCGGCGAGATGCGTCCAACGGTTGCGTCGCGGTCGGTCGCCGGCTTTCTCGTCGTCGCGCTTGCGGCCGTCCTGGCTTGGAAGCCGGCGCTCGGGATGCTCAACGAGCAGGGGCAGCATGGACCGGTTCGGCTTTCCGCGCTGCAGCCCCAGGGCGAATGGCAGCCGGTCGAGGCCGAACGGCTGCCCGCGTGGTCGCCGCGCTATTCGGGGATGCGCAGCGAATTGCGTGCGGCATGGGATGCCGGCGGGCAGCCCGTCGGGCTCTATATCGCCTACTACCGCGACCAGCGGCCGGGCGAGGAGCTGGTCAATTCCGAGAATCGGGTATTGCAGAGCAAGGATCCGGTGTGGACGATGAGGGCCTATGGTGAACGCGAAACGCAAGTGGGCGCGCGCGATGTGAAGGTCGGCAGCATCGAGATGGCGAGTGCGAGTGGGAGGCTGCTCGTGTGGCACGGGTACTGGATCGGGGGGCGATGGACGACGAACGATTACGTCGCGAAGCTGTACCTCGTGGCCTCGATGCTCGGCGGCAGCGGCGACGACTCCGCCGCGGTGATGGTTTATGCCCCGTTCGCCGTCGAAGACCGCGGCAGGGCCGAGGCGGCGCTGGGTTCGTTCATGCGTCAAATGGGGCCGGCCGTGGGCGACATGCTGGCGGCTGCGATGGAGCATTAG
- a CDS encoding glycosyltransferase family 4 protein: protein MTQRYLVITELFLPTKGGTAVWFDEVYRRLGGKEIHIVTAAVPGAAAHDAAHPNSVHRLDLRRVTWLRPESLAMYVKLFVRSLALALRHRFDAVHAGRALPEGLVAWLVARLTGHPVAIYAHGEELTGWGRGNKYRAMCFALRHADRVIANSDFTHQTLVGMGVEARRISVIHPGVDTGRFRPGLPSQDLRSGLGLSPDAKLLLSVGRLQRRKGFDTVIRCLPELVAAGLDVHYAIIGIGEDDDYLAGLAQQSGVGDRVHRLGHVPLEDLPRWYNACDLFVLANRDIAGDTEGFGIVFIEAAACGKAVVAGRAGGTGSAVLEGVTGLRIDGESQIEVTAALAAILGDEDRREALGASGLARAQGSLSWDAVAARTLALGRNES, encoded by the coding sequence ATGACTCAACGCTACCTCGTGATCACCGAACTGTTCCTGCCTACCAAGGGCGGTACGGCCGTGTGGTTCGATGAAGTCTATCGGCGTCTCGGCGGCAAGGAGATCCATATCGTCACCGCCGCGGTGCCGGGCGCCGCGGCACATGATGCCGCGCATCCGAACAGCGTGCATCGCCTCGATCTGCGCCGCGTCACCTGGCTGCGACCGGAATCGCTCGCGATGTACGTCAAGCTCTTCGTCCGCTCGCTAGCGCTGGCGCTACGCCATCGCTTCGACGCCGTCCACGCCGGCCGGGCGCTGCCCGAGGGGCTGGTAGCCTGGCTGGTCGCGCGACTCACAGGCCACCCGGTCGCGATCTATGCGCATGGCGAGGAACTGACCGGCTGGGGGCGCGGAAACAAATACCGGGCGATGTGCTTCGCGCTGCGTCACGCCGACCGGGTCATCGCGAACAGCGACTTTACGCATCAGACGCTGGTCGGCATGGGGGTCGAGGCGCGGCGGATCTCGGTCATCCATCCCGGCGTCGACACGGGCCGCTTCCGTCCCGGGCTGCCGTCCCAGGATTTGCGCAGCGGCCTGGGCCTGTCGCCGGACGCGAAGCTGCTGTTGTCGGTGGGGCGCCTGCAGCGGCGCAAGGGCTTCGATACCGTGATCCGCTGCCTGCCGGAACTCGTCGCGGCCGGGCTCGACGTACATTACGCGATCATCGGAATCGGCGAGGACGACGACTATCTCGCCGGTCTCGCGCAGCAGTCAGGCGTCGGCGATCGCGTGCATCGCCTCGGCCACGTGCCGCTCGAGGACCTGCCACGCTGGTACAACGCGTGCGACCTGTTCGTACTCGCGAACCGCGACATTGCCGGCGATACCGAGGGCTTCGGCATCGTCTTCATCGAGGCCGCGGCCTGCGGCAAGGCCGTCGTCGCGGGGCGGGCGGGCGGGACCGGGTCTGCAGTGCTGGAAGGGGTCACCGGTCTGCGCATCGACGGAGAGTCGCAGATCGAGGTGACCGCGGCGCTGGCGGCTATCCTGGGTGACGAAGATCGACGCGAGGCACTGGGCGCTTCGGGCCTTGCGCGTGCTCAGGGGTCCCTGAGCTGGGATGCGGTCGCGGCCCGTACGCTGGCCTTGGGGCGGAACGAAAGCTGA
- a CDS encoding asparagine synthetase B family protein, which produces MKTHRILCGWANLGGGNDIAPEALEAMFGAEGTVKPARVLDLPGASRIAAGPTASWIEYDATAQCAVAILGRPRWGEHATAALANDRGHAAAAIARYREHGDRMLADLFGSFALVLIDFAQGRVVLAVDRAGVERMCFARVGSLLVFSTSARAVAWHPAVGARVSHQALYDYLYCHMVPSPGTAFAGIEKLLPAQRLVATSHHAARDFYWAMRFEPAAGASATAQEESFRDLLRQSVRRQIDERPTGAFLSGGTDSSTVTGLLGEISGRPARTFSIGFDAEGFDELEYARVTARHFRAEAQEFYVTPEHVAEAVPLIAGAYDEPFGNASAVPAYFCARLAREHGVEVLLAGDGGDEFFGGNVRYAKQGIFEHYQALGPALRRLIEPVVLNFPRGASLLPVRKAQSYVRQARIPLPDRLETYNFLHRDPLDEILEPEFLAAVDTGRPLDLMREAYSRTESEDPVDRMMHLDHKFTLADNDLRKVGRVCELAGIDVRYPFLDDDLVEFSGTLHVAQKVSGNRLRVFFKDALRDFLPGETIAKSKHGFGLPFGLWLGTSEPLQTQARQALGSLRERGIVRPDYLQRLWREHSSSHATYYGVMIWVLTQLELWLQQNDRARGR; this is translated from the coding sequence ATGAAAACCCACCGAATTCTGTGCGGATGGGCAAACCTCGGGGGCGGAAACGACATCGCGCCCGAGGCGCTGGAAGCGATGTTCGGCGCCGAAGGCACCGTCAAGCCGGCTCGCGTGCTGGATCTGCCTGGCGCAAGCCGGATCGCGGCGGGTCCGACGGCGAGTTGGATCGAATACGACGCCACGGCGCAGTGCGCCGTCGCCATCCTCGGCCGGCCACGCTGGGGCGAGCACGCGACGGCGGCGCTCGCGAACGACCGCGGCCACGCGGCCGCCGCGATTGCGCGTTACCGCGAGCACGGCGATCGCATGCTCGCGGACCTGTTCGGGAGCTTCGCGCTGGTGCTGATCGACTTCGCTCAGGGGCGCGTCGTGCTGGCGGTAGACCGGGCGGGGGTGGAGCGCATGTGTTTCGCGCGCGTCGGTTCGCTGCTGGTCTTTTCGACCAGCGCGCGCGCCGTCGCATGGCACCCGGCCGTCGGTGCGCGGGTGAGCCACCAGGCGCTCTATGACTATCTCTACTGCCACATGGTACCGAGCCCTGGTACGGCATTCGCCGGCATCGAGAAGCTGCTGCCAGCGCAACGGCTTGTCGCGACCTCGCACCACGCGGCGCGCGACTTCTACTGGGCAATGCGCTTCGAACCCGCAGCCGGAGCCTCCGCGACTGCACAGGAAGAATCCTTCAGGGACCTGCTGCGGCAATCCGTGCGACGCCAGATCGATGAGCGGCCGACCGGTGCATTCCTTTCCGGCGGCACCGACAGCTCGACGGTGACCGGACTGCTCGGCGAAATCAGCGGTCGCCCTGCACGCACCTTTTCGATCGGCTTCGACGCGGAGGGCTTCGACGAGCTGGAGTATGCACGCGTCACCGCGCGGCACTTCCGCGCCGAGGCCCAGGAGTTCTACGTGACCCCGGAACATGTCGCCGAGGCCGTGCCGCTGATTGCCGGCGCATATGACGAGCCGTTCGGCAATGCGTCGGCGGTACCGGCGTACTTCTGCGCCCGGCTCGCGCGGGAACATGGCGTCGAGGTGTTGCTCGCCGGTGACGGCGGCGACGAATTCTTCGGCGGCAACGTGCGCTACGCGAAGCAGGGGATATTCGAACACTATCAGGCGCTCGGGCCCGCGCTGCGCCGCCTGATCGAACCGGTCGTGCTCAACTTCCCGCGCGGGGCATCGCTGCTGCCGGTGCGCAAGGCTCAGAGCTATGTGCGCCAGGCGAGAATCCCGCTGCCCGACCGCCTCGAAACCTATAATTTCCTGCACCGGGACCCGCTCGACGAGATCCTCGAACCCGAGTTCCTCGCCGCGGTGGATACCGGAAGGCCGCTCGATTTGATGCGGGAAGCCTATTCGAGGACGGAGTCGGAAGACCCGGTGGACCGGATGATGCACCTCGATCACAAGTTCACGCTCGCCGACAATGACCTGCGCAAGGTCGGCCGGGTGTGCGAACTGGCAGGCATCGATGTGCGTTACCCGTTCCTCGACGACGATCTGGTCGAATTCTCCGGCACGCTGCACGTCGCGCAGAAGGTGAGTGGCAACAGGCTGCGGGTGTTCTTCAAGGACGCGCTGCGCGATTTTCTGCCGGGCGAGACGATCGCGAAGTCCAAGCACGGGTTCGGCCTGCCGTTCGGGCTTTGGCTCGGCACCAGCGAGCCGCTGCAGACGCAGGCGAGGCAGGCGCTCGGGAGCCTCCGGGAACGCGGCATCGTGCGCCCGGATTATCTGCAACGCCTGTGGCGGGAACATTCGAGCAGTCATGCGACTTATTATGGCGTCATGATCTGGGTACTCACCCAGCTCGAGCTCTGGCTGCAGCAGAACGATCGGGCACGGGGCCGATAG
- a CDS encoding phenylacetate--CoA ligase family protein, translated as MNDMYTAFVSKLVFPAQERAKRHDTLRVRRQLEESQWWDRSRIERLQLDRLRALLAHAQRHVPYYRELFSRSGFDADALTDVRDLARLPFLGKAEIRSNADALKSDQARDLARFNTGGSSGEPLIFFIGGERVSHDVAAKWRATRWWGVDIGDPEIVVWGSPIELGTQDRIRQWRDALMRTELLPAFEMSENRLDAFVERIRRRRPKMLFGYPSALSLIARHAEARGQRMDDLGVKVAFCTSERLYDEQRATLERVFCCRVADGYGARDAGFIAHQCPSGGMHLTAEDIVVEIVDAQGGAVPDGQSGEIVITHLATRDFPFIRYRTGDVAAIDPAPCACGRGLPLLKEIHGRATDFVVARDGTVMHGLALIYVLRDLPEVAAFKIVQESTELTRVMVVPGAGFSSETEDRIRHGFGKRLGQGVSVEVERVPAILPEKSGKYRYVVSRVDVRGVPQCVT; from the coding sequence ATGAACGACATGTATACCGCCTTCGTCTCGAAACTCGTGTTCCCGGCGCAGGAACGTGCGAAGCGACACGACACGCTGCGGGTGCGCAGGCAACTCGAGGAGAGCCAGTGGTGGGACCGCTCGCGCATCGAGCGCCTGCAACTCGACCGCCTGCGCGCTCTGCTCGCACATGCGCAGCGCCACGTTCCATATTATCGCGAGCTTTTTTCCCGCTCGGGATTCGATGCGGACGCCCTCACGGACGTTCGTGACCTCGCGCGCCTGCCGTTCCTCGGCAAGGCCGAAATTCGCTCGAATGCGGACGCGCTCAAGTCGGACCAGGCGCGCGATCTCGCCCGCTTCAATACGGGCGGCTCGAGCGGCGAGCCGCTGATTTTCTTTATCGGCGGCGAACGGGTGAGTCACGACGTCGCAGCCAAGTGGCGCGCGACGCGCTGGTGGGGCGTGGATATCGGCGACCCGGAAATCGTCGTGTGGGGCTCGCCGATAGAGCTGGGTACCCAGGACCGCATCCGCCAATGGCGCGACGCGCTGATGCGCACTGAACTGCTGCCGGCGTTCGAGATGTCGGAAAACCGGCTCGATGCGTTCGTCGAGCGCATCCGCAGGCGTCGCCCGAAAATGCTTTTCGGGTATCCGTCGGCGCTGTCGCTGATCGCGCGGCACGCTGAAGCGCGCGGACAGCGCATGGACGATCTCGGCGTGAAAGTTGCATTCTGCACGTCGGAGCGGCTCTACGATGAACAGCGCGCGACCCTCGAGCGCGTCTTCTGCTGCCGGGTGGCAGACGGCTACGGCGCGCGCGACGCCGGGTTCATCGCGCATCAGTGTCCGTCGGGGGGGATGCATCTCACCGCCGAGGACATCGTCGTCGAGATCGTCGACGCGCAGGGTGGGGCGGTACCGGACGGGCAGTCGGGCGAGATCGTCATCACGCATCTGGCGACGCGGGACTTCCCGTTCATCCGCTACCGCACCGGCGACGTCGCGGCGATCGATCCGGCTCCGTGCGCCTGCGGGCGCGGCCTGCCGCTGCTCAAGGAAATTCACGGCCGGGCGACGGACTTCGTCGTCGCGCGCGACGGGACCGTGATGCACGGCCTCGCGCTGATCTACGTCCTGCGCGACCTGCCCGAGGTCGCGGCGTTCAAGATCGTGCAGGAGAGCACCGAACTGACCCGCGTGATGGTCGTGCCTGGGGCGGGTTTCAGCAGCGAAACCGAGGACAGGATCCGGCATGGCTTTGGCAAGCGCCTCGGCCAGGGGGTCAGCGTCGAAGTCGAACGCGTGCCCGCCATCCTGCCGGAAAAATCCGGCAAGTATCGTTACGTCGTGAGCCGTGTGGATGTCCGGGGAGTTCCTCAATGCGTGACATAG
- a CDS encoding sulfotransferase — protein MLVASKSAYQWVRRSSPAQVVFVAGMQRSGTNMLMDRLERSYLTDVYHERDPRAFDNYRMRDRAVIRQLVERSRASTFVIKALCELEQLSELMTEFAPAKTVWIVRDYRDAVRSALISFGNFTKQVARIAADRHVDDWRARGMSDATHALVRQLWHPEMSEASAAALLWYFRNVLFFEQAFDRDPRVRLVSYERLVQEPEQECASIFGFLGVSYSKEITRGVFASSIRHKPVSGIEPAVAQLCEGLAQQFDSCHARDARP, from the coding sequence ATGCTCGTTGCGTCGAAGTCGGCGTATCAATGGGTGCGGCGCAGTTCGCCTGCGCAGGTGGTTTTCGTCGCCGGGATGCAGCGTTCCGGCACGAACATGCTGATGGACCGTCTGGAGCGCAGCTATCTGACCGACGTGTACCATGAACGTGATCCGCGCGCGTTCGACAATTACCGCATGCGCGACCGCGCGGTGATCCGGCAACTGGTGGAGCGCTCTCGTGCGTCAACCTTCGTCATCAAGGCACTGTGCGAACTCGAACAGCTAAGCGAGTTGATGACGGAGTTCGCGCCGGCCAAGACGGTCTGGATCGTTCGCGACTACCGCGATGCGGTCAGATCGGCGCTGATCTCGTTCGGCAATTTCACGAAGCAGGTCGCACGCATCGCCGCTGACCGCCATGTCGATGATTGGCGTGCGCGGGGGATGTCGGATGCGACGCATGCGCTTGTCCGTCAGCTCTGGCATCCCGAAATGAGCGAGGCATCGGCGGCGGCGCTGCTCTGGTATTTCCGCAATGTGCTGTTCTTCGAACAGGCCTTCGATCGTGATCCGAGGGTCAGGCTTGTCTCTTACGAACGACTCGTGCAGGAGCCGGAGCAGGAGTGTGCTTCGATTTTCGGTTTCCTCGGTGTCTCGTACTCGAAGGAGATTACGCGCGGAGTCTTCGCGAGTTCGATCCGGCACAAACCGGTGTCCGGGATCGAGCCGGCCGTGGCGCAACTGTGTGAGGGCCTCGCGCAGCAGTTCGATTCTTGCCATGCACGGGATGCCCGGCCATGA
- a CDS encoding TIGR04063 family PEP-CTERM/XrtA system glycosyltransferase translates to MRILHVFDHSIPLHSGYTFRSAAILREQRALGWETFHLTSPKQGEAAAAEEEIDGLCFFRTPAQAPAPPVIGEVALMRALEARIGEIAARLCPDLIHVHSPVLNALPALRVGRRLGIPVVYEIRAFWEDAAVDHGTTSEGSLRYRLTRALETYALRRVDHIFTICAGLRADILARGIPADRVTVIPNAVDIESFQLSGVPDAALRARLGLDAATVIGFVGSFYAYEGLDLLLDAVPGILVRQPDLRVLLVGGGPQEANLKAQAARLGIGDRVIFAGRVPHDEVSRYYDLIDLLAYPRHSMRLTELVTPLKPLEAMAQGRVFVASDVGGHKELVRDGETGRLFRAGSTSALTAAVGEMFEQRGHWSDYRAAGRRFVESERNWRNSVEAYRVPYSRLVPETAL, encoded by the coding sequence ATGCGCATCCTGCACGTTTTCGACCACTCGATCCCGCTGCACAGCGGATATACCTTCCGCTCCGCGGCGATTCTGCGTGAGCAGCGGGCGCTTGGGTGGGAGACCTTCCATCTGACGTCGCCGAAGCAGGGCGAAGCAGCTGCTGCCGAGGAGGAGATCGATGGTTTGTGCTTCTTCCGGACCCCGGCGCAGGCACCAGCGCCCCCGGTGATCGGCGAGGTCGCGCTGATGCGGGCGCTCGAGGCGCGCATCGGGGAAATCGCCGCGCGGCTGTGTCCGGACCTGATCCACGTCCATTCGCCGGTCCTCAACGCGCTGCCGGCGCTGCGGGTGGGGCGGCGCCTCGGGATCCCGGTGGTCTATGAGATCCGGGCCTTCTGGGAAGACGCCGCAGTCGACCATGGCACGACGAGCGAGGGCAGTCTGCGCTACCGGCTCACGCGTGCGCTGGAGACGTACGCGCTGCGCCGCGTCGATCATATATTCACGATCTGCGCCGGGCTGCGGGCCGACATCCTGGCGCGCGGAATCCCGGCAGACCGCGTTACCGTGATCCCGAACGCCGTCGACATCGAGTCCTTCCAGTTGTCGGGTGTCCCGGACGCCGCGTTGAGGGCGCGTCTCGGACTCGACGCCGCGACGGTGATCGGCTTTGTCGGCTCGTTCTATGCCTACGAGGGCCTGGATCTGCTGCTCGACGCCGTTCCCGGGATCCTCGTACGTCAACCCGACCTGCGCGTGCTGCTGGTCGGCGGCGGCCCGCAGGAGGCGAACCTGAAGGCACAGGCGGCCCGGCTCGGCATCGGCGACCGTGTCATCTTCGCCGGGCGGGTGCCGCACGATGAGGTCAGTCGTTACTACGATCTCATCGATCTGCTCGCCTACCCGCGTCATTCGATGCGCCTGACCGAACTCGTGACACCGCTCAAACCGCTCGAAGCGATGGCGCAGGGGCGGGTGTTCGTCGCCTCCGACGTCGGTGGCCACAAGGAGCTTGTCCGCGACGGCGAAACCGGACGGCTGTTCCGTGCCGGCAGCACCTCGGCGCTGACCGCCGCGGTCGGCGAAATGTTTGAGCAGCGTGGACACTGGAGCGACTACCGCGCCGCCGGCCGCCGCTTTGTCGAGTCGGAGCGCAACTGGCGCAACAGTGTCGAGGCATATCGCGTCCCCTACAGCAGACTGGTACCGGAGACTGCCCTATGA
- a CDS encoding glycosyltransferase — protein sequence MRTDKVHVVVFSTLFPNIAQPHAGLFIRERMFRVGQSLPLTVVAPVAWFPLQFLVRLWRPRFRPAVPRRETQSGIEVIHPRFLSFPGIFKALDGIFLALGCLPALWRLKRAGRLDVLDAHFAYPDGYAATLIGRWLRTSVTVTLRGTEVRHAATPTLAPRLRRTFERAERIFSVSGSLRALALRLGATEDKVRVVGNGVDTCRFHPLPRPQARAVFGIPAGARVLISVGGLTERKGFHRVIELLPELRKRFPDLVYLIIGGASAEGDWRTRLEQSVQELGLTDTVRFLGVVEPDDLKLPLSAADVFVLATRNEGWANVFLEAMACGLPVVTTDVGGNREVVSRAELGTVVAFGDQAALLRAIEAALEKVWDRDALLAYARENEWSRRVAELLEEFAALAPDAAAASPRHVKAEGRVHG from the coding sequence ATGCGAACGGACAAGGTGCACGTCGTGGTCTTCTCCACGTTGTTCCCGAACATCGCGCAGCCTCATGCCGGCTTGTTCATCCGCGAGCGGATGTTCCGGGTCGGTCAATCCCTGCCGCTGACCGTTGTTGCGCCGGTCGCCTGGTTCCCGCTTCAGTTCCTCGTCCGCCTGTGGCGCCCCCGTTTTCGTCCGGCGGTGCCCCGGCGCGAGACGCAGAGTGGCATTGAAGTGATTCATCCACGATTCCTGAGCTTTCCTGGCATTTTCAAGGCGCTCGACGGGATTTTCCTGGCGCTTGGCTGTCTGCCCGCGCTGTGGCGGTTGAAGCGCGCCGGACGGCTGGACGTTCTCGACGCGCACTTCGCGTACCCGGACGGCTACGCCGCGACCCTGATCGGACGCTGGCTGCGCACGTCGGTGACGGTCACGTTGCGCGGCACCGAGGTTCGGCACGCCGCGACGCCCACGCTGGCACCTCGCCTGCGTCGCACGTTCGAACGGGCCGAGCGCATCTTTTCCGTCTCTGGATCGCTGCGCGCGCTCGCGCTGCGGCTGGGGGCCACCGAGGACAAGGTCCGGGTCGTCGGCAATGGTGTCGATACCTGCAGGTTTCATCCGCTGCCTCGGCCGCAGGCGCGCGCTGTCTTCGGCATACCCGCTGGCGCGCGGGTGCTGATCTCGGTCGGCGGGCTGACCGAACGCAAGGGCTTTCACCGCGTGATCGAGCTGCTGCCGGAGTTGCGCAAGCGATTTCCCGATCTCGTCTATCTGATCATTGGCGGCGCAAGTGCCGAAGGCGACTGGCGCACGCGGCTGGAGCAGTCCGTGCAGGAGCTCGGGCTGACGGACACGGTCCGCTTTCTCGGTGTCGTCGAGCCGGACGATCTGAAGCTGCCGCTGTCGGCGGCGGATGTCTTCGTGCTCGCGACCCGCAACGAGGGGTGGGCGAACGTGTTCCTCGAGGCGATGGCGTGCGGGTTGCCGGTGGTGACGACCGATGTCGGCGGCAATCGCGAAGTTGTGAGTCGAGCGGAACTGGGAACGGTCGTCGCGTTCGGCGATCAGGCGGCGCTGCTCCGCGCGATCGAAGCCGCATTGGAAAAAGTCTGGGATCGCGACGCGTTGCTCGCGTACGCGCGGGAAAACGAATGGTCGAGGCGCGTCGCCGAGTTGCTCGAGGAATTCGCGGCGCTCGCGCCGGATGCCGCCGCCGCTTCGCCACGGCACGTGAAAGCGGAGGGGCGGGTGCATGGTTGA